One window of Desulfobacterales bacterium genomic DNA carries:
- a CDS encoding AMP-binding protein — MQWSVGKIISKWAMLTPEKAAIIYEDERISYRSLNDAANQVAHFFTGKGLKKGDRVAVNLFNCPEFLACYFAAAKLGLIFVPLNFRMVSRELAYQLNSCGCRLLVFHDETQDEVALIRSSVSVEADKFVWLPSFETNFDGPPEWAMDYHASIGGYPTTEPTPDAPVDLDDPLLILYTSGVTGDPKGAVISHGQTYFKSFQYIILADMRGDDIFLSQAPLCHSAGLAVTATPGLCRGVTLLMRKKFDAEQFGKDIETYRATIVFGLTTMFRFVLETGVLDRIDLNSVRVVLGGGERTPATLFNALAEKGLYLQMGFGQTENSGMTSVPKEFVLSKKGSCGLPNFFTEVWVEDDQGDRLSPGEIGNIVASGPNVMTGYWNMPEETAATIVNGKLFTGDLGYTDEEGFLYIADRAKDMYRSGAENVYPAEVERVLGDHKKIENVAIIGVPDERWGETGKAFIVCKENETLTQEEVLGFLKGKVARYKYPKHIEFIESLPLTAWGKVKKGALKRSFLQEGERCLK, encoded by the coding sequence ATGCAGTGGAGTGTCGGAAAAATAATCAGCAAATGGGCGATGCTGACGCCCGAAAAAGCGGCCATCATCTATGAAGATGAAAGGATATCATATCGATCACTTAATGATGCGGCCAATCAGGTCGCGCATTTTTTTACGGGAAAAGGCCTTAAAAAAGGCGATCGGGTTGCGGTGAACCTTTTTAACTGTCCGGAGTTTCTGGCGTGCTATTTTGCCGCGGCAAAACTGGGGTTAATTTTTGTTCCCTTAAATTTCAGAATGGTTTCCAGGGAACTGGCCTATCAGTTGAATAGCTGCGGTTGCCGGCTTCTTGTATTTCACGATGAAACTCAAGATGAGGTGGCGCTGATCAGATCTTCCGTTTCAGTCGAGGCGGACAAGTTCGTCTGGCTTCCATCCTTTGAAACGAATTTCGACGGCCCTCCCGAGTGGGCGATGGATTATCACGCATCTATCGGCGGCTATCCAACAACAGAACCCACGCCGGATGCGCCGGTCGATTTGGATGATCCCCTTCTTATTCTGTATACCTCTGGTGTCACCGGGGATCCGAAAGGCGCCGTCATTTCACACGGTCAGACCTATTTCAAGAGCTTTCAGTATATTATTCTTGCGGATATGCGGGGGGATGACATCTTTCTGTCCCAGGCGCCTCTTTGCCATTCGGCGGGTCTTGCGGTAACGGCGACACCGGGGCTGTGCCGAGGGGTTACGCTGCTGATGCGGAAAAAATTCGATGCCGAGCAGTTTGGAAAAGACATTGAAACCTACCGGGCAACGATTGTTTTCGGACTCACGACCATGTTTCGCTTTGTGCTGGAAACCGGCGTATTGGATCGGATTGATCTGAACAGTGTTCGGGTGGTGCTTGGCGGGGGAGAAAGGACACCGGCAACGCTGTTCAATGCGTTGGCTGAGAAAGGGTTGTATTTACAGATGGGCTTCGGCCAAACGGAAAATTCCGGCATGACATCGGTGCCGAAGGAATTTGTCCTTTCAAAAAAAGGATCTTGCGGACTTCCCAACTTTTTTACGGAAGTGTGGGTGGAGGATGATCAGGGGGATCGATTATCGCCTGGTGAGATCGGCAATATAGTTGCCAGCGGTCCGAATGTGATGACCGGCTACTGGAACATGCCGGAGGAAACCGCCGCCACCATCGTGAACGGCAAACTTTTCACGGGGGATCTGGGATATACGGATGAAGAGGGGTTTTTATACATTGCCGACCGGGCAAAGGACATGTATCGAAGCGGCGCCGAAAATGTTTATCCGGCTGAAGTGGAGCGGGTATTGGGGGATCATAAAAAAATAGAGAATGTCGCCATCATCGGTGTGCCGGATGAGAGATGGGGGGAGACCGGAAAGGCCTTTATTGTTTGCAAGGAGAATGAGACCTTGACGCAAGAGGAGGTGCTTGGATTTCTCAAGGGAAAGGTGGCGCGGTATAAGTATCCAAAGCATATAGAATTTATAGAATCCCTGCCGTTGACGGCCTGGGGAAAGGTTAAAAAAGGAGCTTTAAAGCGAAGCTTCCTTCAAGAAGGGGAAAGGTGTTTGAAATAG
- a CDS encoding SDR family NAD(P)-dependent oxidoreductase: protein MQNTSNEVVLINGVSDEVGQSIGLSFGGKGASVVIAGSDKASVDQTVAQIKEAKGEAIGCVVNPSNEGEVKAAVKKAVDTYGKLDVLVNNIAVKANVLQGKKTTDLTQADWNKTVTSGTDPLFLFCREAVSVMREKKYGRIINIGSLYYLGWPKVASLSAANAAIYGFTRALALETAIDNITVNSIGVGDLADAGLSEEETAKLKGSIPMARLGKPEDIDNAVEFFASRSAKYITGQTLFVCGGKCIHFSMSI, encoded by the coding sequence ATGCAAAACACATCAAATGAAGTGGTGCTGATAAACGGAGTCTCGGACGAAGTGGGACAGAGCATTGGTTTGAGCTTCGGGGGAAAAGGCGCAAGCGTTGTGATTGCCGGCAGTGACAAAGCGTCGGTGGACCAAACCGTCGCGCAGATCAAAGAGGCCAAAGGAGAAGCGATCGGATGTGTTGTGAATCCATCCAATGAGGGTGAGGTGAAGGCGGCGGTGAAGAAAGCTGTTGACACTTATGGAAAACTCGATGTGCTGGTGAACAATATTGCGGTAAAGGCCAATGTACTACAGGGCAAGAAAACGACCGATCTGACCCAGGCCGACTGGAATAAGACGGTAACATCCGGCACGGACCCGTTGTTTCTTTTCTGCCGCGAAGCCGTATCGGTCATGCGGGAAAAGAAATATGGGCGAATTATTAATATCGGCAGCCTATACTATCTTGGATGGCCGAAAGTGGCGAGTCTTTCCGCCGCGAATGCGGCAATTTACGGTTTTACCCGTGCGTTGGCGCTTGAAACCGCCATCGACAATATCACGGTAAATTCCATTGGCGTAGGTGATTTGGCGGATGCCGGCTTATCCGAAGAGGAAACGGCCAAGCTGAAGGGCAGCATTCCGATGGCGCGGCTCGGCAAGCCCGAGGATATTGATAACGCTGTTGAGTTTTTTGCATCGCGATCCGCCAAATACATTACGGGGCAGACACTCTTTGTTTGCGGCGGGAAATGCATCCATTTTTCTATGTCGATATGA
- the fabG gene encoding 3-oxoacyl-ACP reductase FabG: protein MGIENRVALITGSASGMGKQTAQRMAEKGVKVVINDVVAEKVEETVGEFKKAGFDVIGQVADISDKAQVEAMVKAAVDAFGSIDILVNNAGVEIIAPLRKVTEENWDFVYKVNLKGSFLCSQAVHGYMVEQNRGRIINIASRAWLGGAGQAGYSSAKAGMVGLTRTLALELGRKNITVNCIAPGLIYTPMWDHASKEQIAGLLKKQPTGTFGEADDIANAVMFFADDKTSFVTGQVFYVCGGRSLYAG from the coding sequence ATGGGCATTGAAAATAGGGTCGCACTCATCACCGGATCTGCAAGTGGTATGGGAAAACAGACCGCCCAACGAATGGCGGAAAAAGGTGTTAAAGTCGTCATCAACGATGTGGTTGCTGAGAAAGTCGAAGAGACGGTCGGTGAATTCAAAAAAGCCGGTTTTGACGTCATTGGACAGGTCGCGGATATCTCCGATAAGGCACAGGTAGAAGCCATGGTTAAGGCGGCGGTCGATGCTTTTGGCTCAATTGATATCCTGGTTAATAATGCCGGTGTGGAAATTATCGCCCCGTTGAGAAAGGTTACAGAGGAAAACTGGGATTTTGTCTATAAGGTCAATTTAAAAGGTTCGTTTCTGTGCAGCCAGGCTGTCCATGGGTATATGGTGGAGCAGAATCGCGGACGGATCATCAATATCGCCTCCAGAGCCTGGTTGGGCGGTGCGGGGCAGGCCGGCTACTCTTCGGCAAAGGCCGGCATGGTCGGATTGACACGAACCCTTGCGCTCGAACTGGGTCGGAAAAATATCACCGTCAACTGCATTGCGCCGGGATTGATCTATACCCCGATGTGGGACCACGCGTCCAAGGAACAAATCGCCGGCTTGTTGAAAAAGCAGCCGACCGGCACCTTTGGGGAAGCGGATGATATCGCCAACGCCGTCATGTTTTTTGCCGACGATAAAACCAGTTTTGTCACCGGACAGGTGTTTTACGTCTGCGGTGGCAGAAGCCTGTATGCCGGATGA
- a CDS encoding CoA transferase, which translates to MTENGSLSNLKILDFTGVLGPYAGKLYAGVGADVIHIEPITGDPLRNIGPFFKNIPGKDRSLQFLYYNAGKRGLALDINKDEGKDIFLKLCQSADLLLESFDAGVLNSMGLSFDVLSAVNPKLVQTSMTLFGATGPYANYPGSDLTCSALSGFTYLAGDNNDKPVRAPDDQAYQTAGAHAAVASGFALYFAKKTGIGQFVDIAAIESVASAHENAAQFWDLEGVIRRSAFGTLAGGGLFKCKDGYIALVAAMGNKNKQMWDPFVRWMKEEGVEGWEAFDDEKWLDQNFRRELKNYEIFCRIFEAYTMKHTKLELYEKGQFYKVATTPVSNGKDLVENPQLKATGFFQTVTHGYLKDDVTFPGAPYEFGEIQWRFGGPAPTLGQHTAEILLEVGYTQSEIDAYAKEGTIYVG; encoded by the coding sequence ATGACGGAAAACGGTTCTCTCAGTAATTTAAAGATACTCGATTTCACCGGCGTTTTGGGCCCCTATGCGGGGAAGCTGTATGCCGGTGTCGGGGCGGATGTCATTCACATTGAGCCCATCACTGGCGATCCGCTTCGAAATATCGGGCCATTTTTTAAAAACATTCCTGGAAAGGATAGAAGTCTTCAGTTCCTTTATTACAATGCCGGTAAAAGAGGCCTTGCTCTCGATATAAATAAGGACGAAGGCAAGGACATTTTTCTGAAACTGTGTCAGTCTGCCGATTTGCTGCTTGAAAGTTTTGACGCGGGCGTCCTGAACAGCATGGGACTCAGTTTTGATGTGTTGAGTGCGGTCAATCCTAAACTGGTGCAGACGTCCATGACGCTGTTCGGTGCGACCGGGCCCTATGCCAATTATCCGGGATCGGATTTAACCTGCTCGGCGTTGAGCGGGTTTACCTATCTTGCTGGAGATAACAACGACAAACCGGTCAGAGCGCCGGATGACCAAGCCTACCAGACGGCAGGGGCACATGCGGCGGTTGCCAGCGGCTTTGCCCTCTATTTTGCCAAAAAGACCGGTATCGGTCAGTTCGTTGATATCGCCGCAATTGAGTCGGTAGCGTCCGCCCATGAAAATGCGGCCCAGTTCTGGGATCTTGAAGGCGTGATTCGCAGATCTGCGTTTGGGACCCTGGCCGGCGGCGGGCTTTTTAAATGCAAAGACGGATATATTGCCTTGGTAGCGGCGATGGGTAATAAAAACAAGCAGATGTGGGATCCATTCGTTAGATGGATGAAAGAAGAAGGGGTTGAGGGATGGGAGGCCTTTGATGATGAAAAGTGGCTGGATCAGAATTTCAGACGGGAACTCAAGAATTACGAAATTTTCTGCCGCATTTTTGAAGCCTATACCATGAAGCACACCAAGCTGGAATTGTACGAAAAAGGGCAATTCTACAAGGTGGCGACCACGCCAGTGAGCAACGGAAAAGATCTGGTTGAAAACCCCCAGTTAAAGGCCACCGGTTTCTTTCAAACGGTAACCCATGGTTATCTGAAGGATGATGTCACCTTCCCCGGCGCTCCGTACGAGTTCGGTGAAATTCAATGGCGGTTCGGGGGACCGGCGCCCACGCTTGGGCAGCACACCGCCGAGATTTTGCTGGAAGTCGGATACACTCAAAGCGAAATTGATGCCTATGCAAAGGAGGGTACCATCTATGTTGGCTAA
- a CDS encoding CoA transferase, which yields MLANMKKALDGIVVCDFSWVGAGPITTNMLGQCGAEVIKIESAKRPDILRLGPPFKDGKPGGFERSGYFSNRNPNKKSIAVNMALPEARDIAVRLIKKSDIVINNFRVGQMEKWNLGWEDIKKMNPRAIYVTMSLQGTTGPHSGYMGYGVNLNALCGLTERAAEPGKVPFGTGTNYTDHVMVPTHTLFGIMAALLQREITGKGQTVAISQLASAIAMKPSDLLAYSSHGEILGATGCSDPYAAPHNVYKTLGYRSWIAIAVFSEEEWMSLKKVMGHPAWAEDEKFATFEKRKEHEAELNEHVEAWTEGQYNTELMEKLIQNGVRAGVVNDARGAIEDKHLRDRGFWSYLDHPVVGKTLYNRGPFVFTKTPIRMETAAPLLGEHTMAVLSDMLEYSAEEIDKLKAANVLV from the coding sequence ATGTTGGCTAATATGAAAAAGGCGCTTGACGGCATTGTGGTATGTGATTTTTCCTGGGTCGGCGCGGGGCCAATCACCACCAATATGCTGGGTCAATGCGGGGCGGAGGTCATTAAGATTGAAAGCGCGAAAAGACCGGATATTCTTCGCTTGGGCCCGCCGTTCAAGGATGGAAAACCCGGGGGGTTTGAGCGCAGTGGCTACTTTTCAAACCGAAATCCCAACAAGAAGAGCATTGCCGTCAACATGGCCCTTCCGGAGGCAAGAGATATTGCTGTTCGCTTGATTAAAAAGAGCGATATCGTCATTAACAACTTCCGTGTCGGGCAGATGGAAAAATGGAACCTGGGGTGGGAGGATATTAAAAAAATGAACCCGCGGGCCATTTATGTCACCATGAGCTTGCAGGGAACAACCGGGCCCCACAGCGGATATATGGGGTATGGCGTCAATCTGAATGCGTTGTGCGGGTTGACGGAAAGAGCGGCGGAGCCGGGGAAGGTTCCTTTCGGCACCGGCACGAACTATACGGATCATGTGATGGTACCCACGCACACGTTGTTTGGCATCATGGCGGCCCTGCTTCAGCGGGAAATCACGGGAAAAGGGCAAACGGTGGCTATTTCCCAGCTTGCATCGGCGATTGCGATGAAGCCATCGGATCTTCTAGCGTATTCGTCACACGGCGAGATACTGGGGGCGACGGGATGTTCGGATCCCTATGCGGCGCCGCATAATGTGTATAAAACCCTCGGCTATCGAAGCTGGATTGCCATTGCCGTCTTCAGCGAAGAGGAATGGATGTCGCTCAAGAAGGTCATGGGGCATCCCGCGTGGGCGGAAGATGAAAAGTTTGCAACATTTGAAAAGCGCAAGGAACATGAAGCCGAGCTCAATGAACATGTTGAGGCGTGGACTGAGGGGCAATACAATACCGAATTGATGGAAAAACTGATTCAAAACGGTGTCCGGGCCGGCGTTGTGAATGATGCGCGCGGTGCCATTGAGGATAAGCATCTTCGTGATAGAGGCTTCTGGTCTTATTTGGATCATCCAGTGGTCGGCAAAACACTCTATAATCGCGGTCCATTTGTGTTCACGAAAACGCCCATTCGAATGGAAACGGCGGCTCCCCTGCTTGGCGAACATACGATGGCGGTGTTATCCGACATGTTGGAATACAGCGCTGAAGAGATAGACAAGTTAAAGGCGGCGAATGTGTTGGTCTAA
- a CDS encoding acyl-CoA dehydrogenase family protein, which yields MDFSIPEEYMMLKESMREFVKRELLPLEKSHLERELRMYADGGHLLPDDVNQRLMAKAKELGFWGIEVDEKYGGQGLGMLAKTLVVEELCKSYIGFYGFTLPPDAPNLYYLADCCKGNQREKYFTPYCNNELESAMACTEPDAGSDVSGLKTTAVRKGDKWIINGTKTFISKCDYDNVFFILIAVTDKEAKQKDRFTAFLVDKNTPGLRVGRETPVIGPLRTWDLILEDVELGDDAILGEIGQAFVPLQNRFGVRRIELASRCTGMAERLIQMMIDQANTRITFGEPLANRQTVQNWIADSTMELETVRWFLYYAAWKSDQGHKDLRIEGASLKTLATEMLSRVADRAIQVHGGYGVSKELGIEYVYRIVRIWRILEGPSEIHRWSIARQLLKEKKPYNTFIVAKED from the coding sequence ATGGATTTTTCAATACCAGAAGAATATATGATGCTTAAGGAGTCAATGCGCGAGTTTGTCAAGAGGGAGTTGTTGCCGCTTGAAAAAAGCCATCTTGAACGCGAGTTGAGAATGTATGCGGATGGGGGCCATTTACTTCCGGATGATGTCAACCAAAGGCTGATGGCCAAAGCCAAGGAGCTGGGCTTTTGGGGCATCGAGGTGGATGAAAAGTATGGCGGTCAAGGGTTGGGAATGTTGGCCAAGACGCTGGTGGTTGAGGAATTGTGCAAGTCCTACATTGGATTTTATGGTTTCACATTGCCGCCGGATGCGCCCAACCTTTACTATTTGGCGGATTGCTGTAAGGGAAATCAGCGCGAAAAATATTTTACTCCCTATTGCAATAATGAGTTGGAATCTGCCATGGCGTGCACGGAGCCGGATGCGGGCTCCGACGTGAGCGGTCTTAAAACCACTGCGGTTCGCAAGGGGGATAAGTGGATTATAAATGGAACGAAAACCTTTATCAGCAAGTGTGATTACGATAATGTTTTTTTTATTCTGATAGCCGTCACGGATAAAGAGGCCAAGCAAAAGGATCGATTCACGGCGTTTTTGGTTGACAAAAACACGCCGGGTTTGCGGGTCGGGCGTGAAACACCGGTTATCGGGCCGCTGCGGACCTGGGATCTGATTTTGGAAGATGTCGAACTTGGGGATGATGCGATTTTGGGTGAAATTGGGCAGGCATTTGTACCCCTGCAAAACCGTTTTGGCGTCCGCAGAATCGAGTTGGCTTCGCGCTGCACCGGAATGGCTGAGCGGTTGATTCAGATGATGATTGACCAGGCCAACACACGGATAACCTTTGGAGAGCCGCTGGCCAATCGGCAAACTGTCCAAAACTGGATAGCGGATTCTACGATGGAATTGGAAACCGTAAGATGGTTTTTGTATTATGCGGCATGGAAATCCGACCAAGGGCATAAGGACCTGCGCATTGAAGGCGCTTCCCTTAAGACACTGGCGACGGAAATGCTTTCTCGCGTTGCCGATCGTGCGATTCAGGTCCATGGCGGATACGGGGTTTCCAAAGAGTTGGGTATCGAGTATGTTTATAGAATCGTGAGGATTTGGCGAATTCTCGAAGGGCCTTCCGAAATTCATCGATGGTCGATTGCCCGGCAATTGCTTAAAGAGAAAAAACCCTACAATACCTTTATTGTGGCAAAAGAAGACTAA
- a CDS encoding enoyl-CoA hydratase-related protein, translated as MPVEFKKENHVAYVTLNRPEAMNSLDPESLAQIKQILTDIKADHDVRVTVLTGAGEKAFSTGTDMKKTKPPTECMAAVFLKDEPMTPLPYFNMWKPLICAVNGFAVGGGMEMALACDIRIASTNAKFGLTEVKVASLAGINGTQAIGRVIPHAVAMKMLLTGEMIDAQEAYRVGLISDLVEPAELMPTAKKMAERIAQNAPLSVKAAKMAAVLGKDMPYEHSLMYSQLLWGVLRDTEDRKEGFTAFAEKRAPVWSGK; from the coding sequence ATGCCTGTTGAATTTAAAAAAGAAAACCATGTTGCCTATGTCACATTGAACCGCCCGGAAGCGATGAATTCCCTGGACCCCGAATCACTGGCCCAGATCAAGCAGATTTTGACCGATATAAAGGCGGATCATGATGTTCGTGTGACCGTATTGACCGGCGCCGGAGAAAAAGCGTTCTCAACCGGCACGGATATGAAAAAAACAAAGCCGCCCACGGAATGTATGGCGGCAGTTTTTTTGAAAGATGAGCCGATGACGCCGCTGCCCTATTTCAATATGTGGAAACCCCTTATTTGCGCGGTAAACGGTTTTGCGGTTGGCGGCGGCATGGAAATGGCATTGGCCTGCGATATTCGAATCGCCAGCACGAATGCGAAATTCGGCTTGACGGAAGTTAAAGTCGCCAGCCTGGCGGGTATCAACGGCACTCAGGCCATCGGGCGGGTGATTCCCCATGCGGTGGCCATGAAAATGTTGCTGACCGGTGAAATGATCGATGCGCAGGAAGCTTACCGGGTGGGGCTTATCAGCGATCTCGTCGAGCCTGCCGAACTGATGCCAACGGCCAAGAAAATGGCCGAGAGAATCGCTCAGAATGCGCCGCTGAGTGTTAAAGCCGCAAAAATGGCGGCGGTTCTCGGCAAGGATATGCCTTACGAACACTCTCTTATGTATTCTCAACTCTTGTGGGGTGTTCTTCGGGATACGGAAGACCGAAAAGAAGGGTTCACCGCCTTTGCGGAAAAAAGAGCACCGGTGTGGAGCGGTAAATAA
- a CDS encoding electron transfer flavoprotein beta subunit/FixA family protein, whose amino-acid sequence MHIAVMAKVVPDYEVPAGDFELVNGRANSRYTRMIGLYDENAIEAGVQLKEKYNASLSIISYGKSDDVSILRKAVAMGGDNLNLVMGDSDDPYVIAANLKMALEKLGNVDLVLAGQQSADMDRGIVHSILAEMMGYTFLPKIAFIESDAGAWKVRQIHENGSRELKFAGKGVLSITSIPENVPRIPAVRAIFAAKKKPVDKMDGIAAAPMNVEELSVSIPKMESVCEFLPIDDLGETAKTLLAKLREGRYL is encoded by the coding sequence ATGCATATAGCGGTGATGGCAAAGGTCGTACCGGATTATGAAGTCCCAGCTGGGGATTTTGAGTTGGTCAATGGCCGGGCTAACTCTCGATACACGCGAATGATCGGGCTTTATGATGAAAACGCCATAGAGGCCGGCGTTCAGCTCAAAGAAAAATACAATGCGTCGCTGAGTATCATATCCTATGGGAAAAGCGATGATGTTTCCATTCTAAGAAAAGCCGTTGCCATGGGAGGGGATAATCTCAACCTGGTGATGGGTGATTCGGATGATCCATATGTGATTGCGGCCAATTTGAAAATGGCGCTTGAGAAGCTCGGGAATGTGGACCTGGTGCTGGCCGGCCAGCAGTCGGCCGACATGGATCGGGGGATTGTTCATAGCATTCTTGCGGAAATGATGGGGTATACCTTTTTGCCCAAGATTGCCTTTATTGAGTCGGACGCGGGTGCCTGGAAAGTACGGCAGATTCACGAAAACGGTAGCCGGGAGTTGAAATTTGCCGGCAAAGGGGTGCTTTCCATTACGAGCATTCCTGAAAACGTGCCGCGCATTCCCGCGGTACGTGCGATTTTTGCCGCCAAAAAGAAACCGGTGGACAAAATGGATGGGATCGCGGCCGCGCCCATGAACGTTGAAGAACTCTCCGTGAGTATCCCGAAAATGGAATCGGTTTGTGAGTTTTTGCCGATTGACGATTTAGGGGAAACCGCAAAAACCCTTTTGGCTAAACTCAGGGAGGGCAGATATCTATGA
- a CDS encoding electron transfer flavoprotein subunit alpha/FixB family protein, with amino-acid sequence MKTLIIEIIDTKRIGELVTVGRIFGGSPDILALGAGNIPGTYGNAYQTDQSVAANLVAAAAELIGQQGYEVILMSATTVGAEIAGRLSVCINAPVLSEVIAISPDMTVTRPIYGGKAVAEYKVKKTPVILTVRRKYFESAVLDGTTAGTPLPVKEAAVQFLSEEEIKAEGIPLEDAEIIVSGGRGVGSADNFKMLHEMAGIVNAAVGASRGAVDEGWAAPTMQIGQTGNIVAPSVYFAIGISGASQHLAGIANAKCVVAINKDEEANIFKRARFGIVADYKNVIPALTKALTEEK; translated from the coding sequence ATGAAAACGCTGATCATCGAGATTATTGATACAAAGAGAATTGGAGAGCTGGTGACAGTCGGCCGAATTTTCGGCGGATCACCGGATATTTTGGCGTTGGGAGCGGGTAATATTCCCGGAACATATGGCAACGCTTATCAGACGGACCAGTCGGTAGCCGCCAATCTGGTTGCAGCGGCTGCTGAGCTGATCGGCCAGCAAGGCTATGAAGTGATTTTGATGTCTGCTACCACGGTCGGCGCCGAGATCGCCGGCCGTCTCAGTGTCTGCATTAATGCACCGGTGCTTTCTGAGGTCATCGCGATTTCACCGGATATGACGGTTACGCGTCCCATTTATGGCGGAAAGGCTGTGGCGGAATATAAGGTCAAAAAAACGCCTGTTATTTTAACGGTTCGCAGGAAATATTTTGAATCAGCCGTGTTGGACGGCACTACAGCCGGAACACCGTTGCCGGTTAAAGAGGCAGCTGTTCAGTTTTTATCCGAAGAGGAAATCAAAGCTGAAGGCATTCCGCTTGAGGATGCGGAAATCATCGTATCCGGCGGCCGGGGAGTCGGCAGCGCTGATAATTTTAAAATGCTGCATGAAATGGCAGGGATTGTCAATGCTGCGGTGGGGGCATCCCGCGGCGCCGTGGACGAGGGCTGGGCCGCTCCGACCATGCAGATTGGGCAAACAGGCAACATTGTTGCGCCCTCGGTTTATTTTGCGATCGGCATCTCCGGCGCGAGCCAGCATTTAGCCGGCATTGCCAATGCCAAATGCGTCGTGGCAATCAACAAGGATGAGGAAGCGAATATTTTCAAACGAGCGCGTTTCGGCATTGTGGCTGATTACAAAAATGTTATTCCTGCATTGACGAAGGCGTTGACAGAGGAGAAGTAG